In one Solirubrobacterales bacterium genomic region, the following are encoded:
- a CDS encoding pyruvate dehydrogenase complex E1 component subunit beta → MAAVRSARLQGACLVPEMRYREALNLALREEMTADRNVFIMGEDVGVFNGAFKVTEGLLKEFGEDRVRDTPISENTIVGMGVGAAMTGLRPVVELMTINFSLLAMDQIINHMAPIHYMFGGQVKVPMVVRMPQGAGHQLAATHSHSFEAFFQHVPGLLVAAPSTPADAKGLLKAAIRDDNPVIFIEHETLYGMKGEVPSDPSFIVPFGQAAIRREGTDVTIVGISRMAVTAEKAAEQLAERGVSAEVIDPRTLRPLDLDTILRSVEKTNRVVIVEEGWPHGGVGANMTALIQEQAFDYLDAPIQRVAGADVPMPYSRPLEQAAYPHAENIVAAAMATFQTGDRA, encoded by the coding sequence ATGGCGGCGGTTCGTTCGGCCCGCCTCCAGGGGGCATGCCTGGTGCCTGAGATGCGTTATCGCGAAGCGCTCAACCTTGCGCTGCGCGAAGAGATGACCGCCGATCGCAACGTCTTCATCATGGGCGAGGACGTCGGCGTGTTCAACGGCGCCTTCAAGGTGACCGAGGGCCTGCTCAAGGAGTTCGGCGAGGATCGCGTGCGCGATACGCCGATCAGCGAGAACACGATCGTCGGCATGGGCGTCGGCGCGGCGATGACCGGTCTGCGCCCCGTGGTCGAGCTGATGACGATCAACTTCTCTCTACTGGCGATGGACCAGATCATCAACCACATGGCGCCGATTCATTACATGTTCGGTGGGCAGGTGAAGGTCCCGATGGTGGTGCGCATGCCGCAGGGCGCTGGCCACCAGCTTGCAGCAACTCACTCGCACAGCTTCGAGGCCTTCTTCCAGCACGTTCCGGGTCTGCTCGTCGCGGCGCCGTCAACGCCGGCGGATGCGAAGGGCCTGCTGAAGGCCGCGATCCGCGACGACAACCCGGTCATCTTCATCGAGCACGAAACGCTCTACGGAATGAAGGGCGAAGTCCCGAGCGACCCGTCGTTCATCGTCCCGTTCGGCCAAGCTGCAATCCGCCGTGAAGGCACAGACGTCACGATCGTCGGAATCTCGCGCATGGCCGTGACCGCCGAGAAGGCGGCCGAGCAGCTCGCCGAGCGCGGCGTCTCGGCCGAAGTGATCGACCCACGCACGCTGCGCCCGCTCGACCTCGACACGATCCTCCGCTCGGTCGAGAAGACCAACCGCGTGGTGATCGTCGAGGAAGGATGGCCCCACGGGGGCGTCGGAGCGAATATGACTGCCCTTATTCAGGAACAAGCCTTTGACTATCTGGACGCGCCGATCCAACGCGTTGCCGGGGCCGATGTCCCGATGCCGTATTCAAGACCGCTCGAACAAGCGGCCTACCCGCATGCAGAAAACATTGTCGCTGCGGCGATGGCCACGTTTCAAACAGGGGATCGCGCCTAG
- a CDS encoding DUF4395 domain-containing protein — protein sequence MVLNLKKRYTPSVDPFKDTDVIDERAPRTLQATVAIVTALAFLLDHEWLVALMAFQLIVGLTFGRIYCVPCVFWFKVLQPRVGEGRIEDSRPPRFANIVGAVFMTSATVLFVLGFSTAGWAVSLIVTTLASLAAISGICVGCEMYAAWARVRGIALAH from the coding sequence ATGGTTCTGAATCTCAAAAAGCGTTACACACCGTCGGTCGACCCCTTCAAGGACACCGACGTGATCGACGAACGCGCCCCGCGCACGCTTCAAGCGACCGTGGCGATAGTCACCGCTCTCGCATTTCTGCTCGATCACGAATGGCTCGTCGCGTTGATGGCGTTTCAGCTGATCGTCGGGCTGACCTTCGGCCGCATCTACTGCGTTCCATGCGTCTTCTGGTTCAAGGTGCTCCAGCCCCGTGTTGGCGAGGGACGCATCGAGGACTCCCGACCGCCACGCTTTGCGAACATCGTCGGCGCCGTTTTCATGACCAGCGCCACCGTGCTCTTCGTGCTGGGATTCTCGACGGCGGGATGGGCAGTGAGCCTGATCGTCACAACGCTCGCCTCGCTCGCGGCAATCAGCGGCATCTGCGTCGGCTGCGAGATGTACGCCGCCTGGGCCCGCGTGCGCGGCATCGCGCTGGCTCACTGA
- the lipA gene encoding lipoyl synthase: MNPPTTAASPEREHRTRSRANPGGVSPEELAEQLGGGEVRPFRDRKPEWFRVHSPGGPKYREIRKELKSAGLNTVCEEANCPNIGECWERGTATFMILGDTCTRRCGFCNINTGKPTFHDPIEGFKVAAQVKKMGLKFAVITSVDRDDLPDYGAGAFVQTIRAIKAQAPGCQIEVLTPDFRGQEMPLAKVIAARPEVFNHNVEVVPRLYPFARRGSTFERSSRVLKNAKLMGGDEVATKSGLMLGLGETKEEVIETFKLLRESLVQVLTVGQYLRPTRNHLPVVRYWHPDEFKELEAAAYEIGFESVAAGPLVRSSYHADEHAPGALKAKRAASA; this comes from the coding sequence TTGAATCCTCCGACGACAGCAGCTTCGCCCGAACGAGAGCACCGAACCCGCTCGCGCGCGAACCCAGGCGGAGTCTCACCCGAGGAACTCGCCGAGCAGCTCGGCGGAGGAGAAGTCCGCCCATTCCGCGACCGCAAGCCCGAGTGGTTCCGAGTGCACTCGCCCGGCGGACCAAAGTACCGCGAGATCCGCAAGGAGCTGAAGTCTGCGGGTCTGAACACCGTCTGCGAAGAGGCCAACTGCCCGAACATCGGCGAGTGCTGGGAGCGCGGCACGGCAACCTTCATGATTCTCGGCGACACATGCACCCGTCGCTGCGGCTTCTGCAACATCAACACCGGCAAGCCGACCTTCCACGATCCAATCGAGGGCTTCAAGGTTGCGGCGCAGGTCAAGAAGATGGGCCTGAAGTTCGCGGTGATCACGAGCGTTGACCGCGACGACCTTCCCGACTACGGCGCCGGCGCGTTCGTGCAGACGATCCGCGCGATCAAAGCCCAGGCACCGGGTTGCCAGATCGAAGTCCTCACTCCCGACTTCCGTGGTCAGGAGATGCCTCTGGCCAAGGTGATCGCGGCTCGCCCCGAAGTCTTCAACCACAACGTCGAAGTCGTCCCGCGCCTCTACCCGTTCGCGCGACGCGGATCTACCTTCGAGCGCAGTTCGCGAGTGCTCAAGAACGCGAAGCTGATGGGCGGTGACGAAGTCGCGACCAAGTCCGGTTTGATGCTCGGCCTCGGCGAGACGAAGGAAGAGGTCATCGAGACCTTCAAGCTTCTGCGCGAGTCACTCGTGCAGGTGCTCACGGTCGGCCAATACCTGCGGCCAACACGCAACCACCTCCCAGTCGTTCGCTACTGGCACCCCGACGAGTTCAAAGAACTCGAAGCGGCGGCTTACGAGATCGGCTTCGAGTCGGTCGCAGCTGGCCCGCTTGTGCGCAGCAGCTACCACGCTGACGAGCACGCGCCCGGCGCGCTCAAGGCGAAGCGCGCAGCTTCGGCCTAG
- the pdhA gene encoding pyruvate dehydrogenase (acetyl-transferring) E1 component subunit alpha has translation MEAGDPTNAGQPSPGVNLAGESPSPQQQAGPRFQPDHMLPDTERGKAVLYRMLLIRRFEERAGEMYARAKIGGFLHLCIGEEATVVGTSAAMRSNDYLISTYREHGQVLARGTPPQEVMAELFGRATGVSKGRGGSMHMFDAERRFMGGYGIVGGNLPIAAGLGLAATYQGTEDAVVCMLGDGATNQGTFGETLNLAALWKLPVVFIIVNNQFGMGTSLARHSAMTNLAAKGEGFGVPGTRCDGMDVLDVESCVKNALDLARADHQPVLIEAVTYRFRGHSVADPEEYRTKEEVDEWRKRDPIVQFANKLIRGGAITGAEAEGLDKLALQEVDAAVTFADQSPFPALDSLYDDVYVLGDQLRGWYSVDARSPETQRGENIAGHAELQRLAEASAAQTEGADFDEQVVMREGVARDGGGSFGPPPGGMPGA, from the coding sequence ATGGAAGCGGGTGATCCCACTAACGCAGGTCAACCCTCGCCCGGCGTGAATCTGGCGGGCGAAAGCCCGTCGCCGCAGCAACAAGCCGGCCCACGATTCCAGCCCGACCACATGCTGCCCGATACCGAGCGCGGCAAAGCAGTTCTGTATCGAATGCTTCTGATCCGCCGCTTTGAGGAGCGTGCCGGCGAGATGTACGCCCGCGCCAAGATCGGCGGCTTCCTGCATCTCTGCATCGGCGAGGAGGCGACCGTCGTCGGCACCTCCGCCGCGATGCGATCGAACGATTACCTGATCAGCACTTATCGCGAGCACGGCCAGGTACTCGCTCGCGGCACGCCGCCCCAGGAAGTGATGGCCGAGCTGTTTGGACGCGCGACCGGAGTCTCGAAGGGCCGCGGCGGATCGATGCACATGTTCGACGCCGAGCGGCGCTTCATGGGCGGCTACGGAATCGTCGGCGGCAACCTGCCGATTGCCGCCGGGCTTGGTCTTGCCGCCACATACCAGGGCACGGAAGACGCCGTGGTCTGCATGCTCGGTGATGGCGCCACCAATCAGGGCACCTTCGGCGAGACGCTAAACCTCGCGGCGCTCTGGAAGTTGCCGGTCGTCTTCATCATCGTCAACAACCAGTTCGGCATGGGTACCTCACTCGCGCGGCACTCAGCAATGACCAACCTCGCTGCCAAAGGCGAAGGCTTCGGCGTTCCCGGCACGCGTTGCGACGGCATGGACGTGCTCGACGTCGAGTCCTGCGTCAAGAACGCTCTGGACCTCGCGCGCGCTGACCACCAGCCAGTCCTGATCGAGGCCGTGACCTACCGCTTTCGCGGACACTCAGTCGCAGACCCCGAGGAGTACCGCACCAAAGAAGAGGTCGACGAGTGGCGTAAGCGCGATCCGATCGTTCAGTTCGCGAACAAGCTGATCCGCGGCGGAGCGATCACCGGCGCAGAGGCCGAGGGTCTCGACAAGCTTGCGCTGCAAGAAGTCGATGCGGCAGTGACCTTCGCCGACCAGTCGCCCTTCCCGGCGCTCGATTCTTTGTACGACGACGTCTACGTGCTCGGCGACCAGCTGCGCGGTTGGTACTCGGTTGACGCCCGCTCGCCCGAGACCCAACGCGGCGAGAACATCGCCGGTCACGCCGAGCTCCAACGACTGGCCGAGGCGAGCGCCGCCCAGACCGAGGGCGCGGACTTCGACGAGCAGGTCGTGATGCGCGAAGGCGTCGCGCGCGATGGCGGCGGTTCGTTCGGCCCGCCTCCAGGGGGCATGCCTGGTGCCTGA
- a CDS encoding SRPBCC family protein, whose protein sequence is MGSGGNFEVIRSAEADAPAERVFPLIGRFKSWTEWSPWEGIDPELKREYSGPESGVGSKYHRVGNRKVGEGRMEITASEPSSRVELNLHFLKPIKAENVTIFELEPTAAGGTTVTWRMRGQQNGIMRVMGVFMKIDKMVGPDFEKGLKQLKSIAESPS, encoded by the coding sequence ATGGGTTCAGGTGGAAATTTCGAAGTCATACGCAGCGCCGAGGCCGACGCGCCCGCCGAGCGCGTGTTTCCGTTGATCGGTCGCTTCAAGAGCTGGACAGAGTGGTCGCCCTGGGAAGGCATCGATCCGGAACTCAAGCGCGAGTACTCAGGTCCCGAGAGCGGCGTGGGTTCGAAGTACCACCGGGTCGGCAATCGCAAGGTTGGCGAGGGCAGAATGGAGATAACCGCATCCGAGCCATCCAGCCGCGTGGAATTGAACCTTCACTTCCTCAAGCCGATCAAGGCCGAGAACGTGACGATCTTCGAGCTTGAACCGACGGCCGCTGGCGGAACGACCGTGACCTGGCGCATGCGCGGTCAGCAGAACGGGATCATGCGAGTCATGGGCGTGTTCATGAAGATCGACAAGATGGTCGGTCCCGACTTCGAGAAGGGCCTCAAGCAGCTCAAGTCCATCGCCGAGTCGCCTTCCTGA
- a CDS encoding nitroreductase has product MEVFEAIAGRRTVKAFAGPALTPDELEPLFDAARWAPNHKLTEPWRFRVVGEASRSALKIAAAGVAVAHAPDGADAKLIGAVAAKKLDRAPTLIAVSCVRNADPVLEAEDFAATAVASYIVLLTAHANGFAGYWRTPEVLRDNAGTEALGIEPDEDVLGLLYLGRPDGALPPPPDRASPARFVTYLE; this is encoded by the coding sequence ATGGAAGTTTTTGAAGCGATCGCCGGGCGGCGCACCGTCAAGGCATTCGCCGGCCCCGCGCTCACACCAGACGAGCTTGAGCCGCTGTTTGATGCCGCGCGCTGGGCGCCGAATCACAAACTGACCGAACCCTGGCGCTTTCGCGTGGTCGGCGAGGCCAGCCGTTCAGCGTTGAAGATCGCGGCGGCGGGCGTAGCGGTGGCCCACGCTCCGGATGGCGCCGACGCCAAACTGATCGGTGCGGTCGCCGCGAAGAAACTCGATCGCGCACCAACGCTGATTGCGGTCTCATGCGTGCGCAATGCGGATCCAGTTCTTGAAGCAGAGGATTTCGCTGCCACGGCTGTTGCCTCATACATCGTGCTGCTGACCGCCCACGCCAACGGCTTCGCTGGCTACTGGCGCACGCCGGAGGTGCTCAGGGACAACGCTGGCACGGAAGCGCTGGGTATCGAGCCCGACGAAGACGTGCTCGGGTTGCTCTACCTCGGCCGCCCGGATGGCGCGCTTCCTCCCCCGCCGGACCGCGCGAGTCCCGCGCGCTTCGTGACGTACCTCGAATGA
- the lpdA gene encoding dihydrolipoyl dehydrogenase, with the protein MAEGVFDVAVIGGGPGGYVAAIRARQLGLTTVLIEKDKLGGRCLNYACIPAKAVLRSADVLKEVQDAASFGVAVPAGDVGVDFANVARRRDRVVKTMTGGVGGLMKKNDVLVVEGEATFAAPTEPGVIDFHVQTPEGVKLVRTAHAVIATGSIAQTAPIPGLEFSVRILDTAGAWLVNELPSSLGVIGAGASGVEVASAFGRMGVPVTLFEALPQILAAEEPDISVALTKELAKQNVTVITGAQISQVLQDAGMVQIDAGGESHQFDRICVAAGRAPDVASLNVGAYGVTTDVRGVIQVGPDQRTSNQQIFAIGDVVPGPALAHKASDEAVVAVETIAGWQGVHPLDHDNIPRVTFSSPQVASIGLTEAQAHAAGVQVKVGEFPLAAAGAATVYGDRTGLIKIVGDATTGQIVGAHAIGPKAGDLIAELAVAKSAGIGYAQLARIIHAHPTISEAVMEAARAADGWAIHA; encoded by the coding sequence ATGGCTGAGGGAGTGTTTGACGTAGCCGTGATCGGTGGAGGCCCCGGTGGATACGTCGCCGCGATCCGCGCCCGTCAGCTCGGCCTGACCACCGTGCTGATCGAGAAGGACAAGCTCGGCGGTCGTTGCCTGAATTACGCCTGTATCCCGGCGAAGGCGGTGCTGCGCAGTGCTGACGTTCTGAAAGAAGTGCAGGACGCGGCGAGCTTCGGCGTGGCCGTTCCTGCCGGTGACGTCGGTGTTGATTTCGCCAACGTGGCCAGACGCCGCGATCGCGTCGTGAAGACGATGACCGGCGGAGTCGGCGGCTTGATGAAGAAGAACGATGTGCTTGTGGTCGAAGGCGAAGCCACGTTCGCCGCCCCGACCGAGCCCGGCGTGATTGACTTTCATGTGCAGACGCCTGAGGGCGTCAAGCTTGTGCGCACCGCGCACGCCGTGATCGCGACTGGATCGATCGCGCAGACAGCTCCGATCCCGGGGCTCGAGTTCAGCGTCCGGATCCTCGACACTGCCGGCGCGTGGCTTGTCAACGAGCTGCCTTCCTCGCTCGGCGTGATCGGAGCGGGAGCCAGCGGGGTAGAGGTCGCATCGGCATTCGGCCGCATGGGCGTGCCGGTGACGCTTTTTGAAGCACTTCCGCAGATCCTCGCGGCAGAAGAGCCTGACATCTCGGTCGCACTGACCAAAGAACTTGCAAAGCAGAACGTCACGGTGATCACCGGCGCGCAGATCTCCCAGGTCCTTCAGGACGCCGGAATGGTGCAGATTGACGCCGGAGGTGAGAGCCACCAATTTGATCGCATTTGTGTCGCTGCCGGGCGCGCGCCTGACGTTGCCTCGCTGAACGTCGGCGCATACGGCGTGACCACCGATGTGCGTGGCGTGATCCAAGTTGGTCCAGACCAGCGCACAAGCAATCAGCAAATATTCGCAATCGGCGACGTCGTGCCCGGTCCGGCGCTCGCGCACAAGGCATCAGACGAAGCCGTGGTGGCCGTCGAGACGATCGCTGGCTGGCAGGGCGTCCACCCGCTCGACCATGACAACATCCCGCGCGTGACGTTCTCTTCGCCGCAGGTCGCTTCGATCGGCCTGACTGAGGCTCAGGCCCATGCGGCCGGCGTCCAGGTGAAGGTCGGTGAGTTTCCGTTGGCGGCCGCTGGGGCCGCGACTGTGTACGGCGACCGCACCGGCCTGATCAAGATCGTCGGCGACGCGACGACCGGCCAGATCGTCGGCGCTCACGCGATCGGCCCGAAGGCCGGGGACCTGATCGCCGAACTCGCGGTTGCCAAGTCTGCTGGCATCGGATACGCCCAGCTCGCGCGTATCATCCACGCCCACCCGACGATCAGCGAAGCGGTCATGGAGGCCGCACGAGCTGCCGATGGGTGGGCAATCCACGCATGA
- the argF gene encoding ornithine carbamoyltransferase: MTKHFLTGAELARGELGGILDRAAQLRAERETLAAHRGALAAKTVALIFEHPSTRTRMSSEVAVYELGGHPMVLSGSNMQLSRGESVKDTALVTSRFVHAIGIRTGSHEIVVDLAAHSTVPVFNLLTDQHHPMQGLADLLTLQQRFGTLEGRKLAYVGDGNNVTASLMVLGAMAGMQVAVATPEGFEPEPAAVALAESVATAGGAIELTNDPQSAAAEADAVYTDVWVSMGDTDSDAKKLALAPYQLSGELLAHAKPEAIALHCLPAHVGEEITEETLYGPRSAIFDQAENRLHVQKALLEYILS; this comes from the coding sequence GTGACCAAGCACTTCCTTACCGGCGCCGAACTCGCCCGTGGAGAGCTCGGCGGGATCCTCGATCGCGCCGCTCAGCTCCGGGCCGAACGGGAAACGCTCGCTGCTCATCGCGGCGCTCTTGCTGCCAAAACCGTCGCGCTGATCTTCGAACACCCCTCGACGCGCACGCGCATGTCGTCGGAAGTGGCGGTGTACGAGCTCGGCGGCCACCCGATGGTGCTCTCTGGAAGCAACATGCAGCTTTCGCGCGGCGAATCTGTCAAGGACACAGCGCTTGTCACCTCGCGATTCGTGCACGCGATCGGCATTCGCACCGGTTCGCATGAGATCGTCGTGGATCTCGCAGCGCACTCAACCGTCCCGGTCTTCAACCTCCTGACCGACCAGCACCACCCGATGCAGGGTCTCGCTGACCTGCTCACCCTGCAGCAGCGTTTCGGAACACTCGAAGGCCGCAAACTTGCGTACGTCGGTGACGGCAACAACGTCACGGCGTCGCTGATGGTGCTTGGCGCGATGGCCGGCATGCAGGTCGCCGTCGCAACACCCGAGGGATTCGAGCCCGAGCCGGCGGCAGTCGCACTCGCCGAATCCGTAGCCACGGCCGGCGGCGCGATCGAGCTGACCAACGACCCACAGTCCGCTGCCGCAGAAGCGGACGCCGTCTACACCGACGTCTGGGTCAGCATGGGAGACACGGATTCCGACGCCAAGAAACTAGCCCTGGCGCCGTACCAACTGAGCGGCGAGTTGCTGGCCCACGCCAAGCCCGAGGCCATCGCCCTGCACTGCCTGCCGGCCCACGTTGGCGAGGAGATCACCGAGGAGACGCTCTACGGCCCGCGCTCGGCAATTTTCGACCAGGCCGAGAACCGCCTGCACGTGCAGAAGGCGCTGCTGGAATACATCCTCTCGTGA
- a CDS encoding 2-oxo acid dehydrogenase subunit E2, translated as MPPQPQPPQQPAPGTETATRGQSTSVDPTSAQQMVARRMSESKATAPEFFVETEVDMTTAVAYREQLRSMVSPLPSFNDFVIKASAQALRQYPKVNAAYKDGHFEQYSDVNIGMVVSAVELLAVPTLFNVDQKGLAQIAGEAQQLSEAVRTRSIQPSQMSGGTFSISNLGMYGVDRFTAILNPPQAAILAVGAINRRAVIAEDGMSLVIRQIMNMTLTCDHRILYGAEAAEFLGAIKAWLESPQLLQV; from the coding sequence ATGCCCCCGCAGCCACAACCTCCGCAGCAGCCCGCCCCGGGCACAGAGACAGCAACGCGCGGACAGTCAACTTCAGTGGATCCCACCAGCGCGCAACAAATGGTCGCCCGCCGAATGTCCGAGTCCAAGGCAACCGCGCCAGAGTTCTTCGTGGAGACCGAGGTCGACATGACCACGGCTGTCGCCTATCGCGAACAGCTCCGAAGCATGGTCTCGCCGTTGCCGTCGTTCAACGACTTCGTGATCAAGGCCTCGGCCCAGGCCTTGCGCCAGTACCCGAAAGTAAACGCCGCCTACAAGGACGGCCACTTCGAGCAGTACTCAGACGTGAACATCGGCATGGTCGTCAGCGCCGTTGAACTGCTCGCCGTGCCGACGCTCTTCAATGTCGATCAGAAGGGCCTCGCCCAGATCGCCGGCGAGGCTCAACAGCTTTCAGAAGCAGTGCGCACGCGCTCGATCCAGCCCTCACAAATGTCGGGCGGCACCTTCAGCATCAGCAACCTCGGCATGTACGGGGTGGACCGATTCACCGCAATCCTCAATCCGCCGCAGGCCGCGATCCTCGCCGTCGGCGCGATCAACCGGCGCGCCGTGATCGCAGAGGACGGCATGTCCCTCGTGATCCGTCAGATCATGAACATGACGCTGACTTGCGACCACCGGATTCTCTACGGCGCCGAAGCTGCTGAATTCCTTGGCGCGATCAAGGCCTGGCTTGAGAGCCCGCAGCTGCTGCAGGTCTAG
- a CDS encoding DUF2200 family protein: MIKHRIYTTSFSSVYPHYVTKAEKTDFETFSEDAPQMNPSRELITGVSCGVRVEEIEEPSMRQIRCT, encoded by the coding sequence GTGATAAAGCACAGGATCTACACCACGAGCTTCTCGAGTGTCTATCCCCACTACGTCACCAAGGCCGAGAAAACCGATTTCGAGACCTTCTCCGAAGATGCCCCGCAGATGAATCCATCCCGCGAACTGATCACCGGCGTGAGCTGCGGAGTGCGGGTCGAAGAGATCGAAGAACCGTCGATGCGACAGATCCGTTGCACCTAG
- the lipB gene encoding lipoyl(octanoyl) transferase LipB, with translation MQELWTIRLGLIDYDEALALQRVVHAARVRGEIPDVLLTLEHPPIYTKGRRSTPDELPMGEDWYRGQGIELREVDRGGKVTYHGPGQLVAYPIVSTQLCGGDVPALVGALEGAMIDALAGESIPAHRDESGRGVWAGEGPTAGKIGSIGLHISQGVTTHGMMVNVDNDLQPFSWIRPCGLDDQATSISKITKRSGQLRCFEKRVAFATAEHFGLRQRLVSRAKLDERVHDLVLAT, from the coding sequence ATGCAAGAGCTTTGGACAATCCGCCTCGGATTGATCGATTACGACGAGGCCCTTGCGCTTCAGCGGGTCGTCCACGCAGCTCGCGTACGCGGCGAGATCCCCGACGTTCTGCTCACTCTCGAGCACCCCCCGATCTACACCAAGGGACGCCGCAGCACGCCTGATGAGCTGCCAATGGGCGAGGACTGGTACCGCGGCCAGGGCATCGAGCTGCGCGAGGTCGATCGTGGCGGCAAGGTGACCTACCACGGGCCCGGTCAGCTGGTTGCCTATCCGATCGTCAGCACGCAGCTCTGCGGTGGTGACGTACCGGCTCTGGTCGGCGCGCTTGAAGGAGCGATGATCGACGCCCTTGCTGGCGAATCCATCCCGGCTCACCGCGACGAAAGTGGCCGCGGCGTCTGGGCTGGCGAAGGTCCCACGGCGGGCAAGATCGGATCGATCGGCCTGCACATCTCGCAGGGGGTGACGACTCACGGCATGATGGTCAACGTGGACAACGATCTTCAGCCATTCAGCTGGATCCGCCCGTGCGGCCTTGACGACCAGGCCACCTCGATATCCAAGATCACGAAACGATCGGGCCAGCTGCGTTGCTTTGAAAAGCGCGTCGCGTTCGCGACTGCCGAGCACTTCGGCCTGCGCCAACGCCTCGTCTCGCGGGCGAAGCTTGACGAGCGTGTGCACGATCTAGTCTTGGCAACTTGA
- a CDS encoding cold-shock protein yields MPTGTVKWFNDDKGFGFIAPEDGSKDVFAHHTEILSDGFRSLSEGERVEFEVEPGDKGPKAVGIKKI; encoded by the coding sequence ATGCCCACTGGCACAGTCAAGTGGTTCAACGACGACAAGGGCTTCGGCTTTATCGCGCCGGAAGACGGTTCCAAGGACGTCTTCGCCCACCACACCGAGATCCTTTCGGATGGATTCCGTTCACTCAGCGAAGGTGAGCGCGTCGAGTTCGAAGTTGAACCTGGCGACAAGGGCCCCAAGGCCGTTGGAATCAAGAAGATCTAG
- a CDS encoding TetR/AcrR family transcriptional regulator has translation MSVDQSAEATVPQIDRLPRGRHKLTREQVESSQRERIMRAMAEAVGELGYVKTTVAEVLKRAGVSRETFYTQFADKHECFIAAFDRSAEEMISRLKAASEKAAESGGSEEDRISTMLTDVLSLIAEEPGIARTYYIEVYAAGQEAIEHRVAIQAGIVDLMLGLLRDVKEEDRFTLQATMGAIGAVITQVVSLGQTEHVVHLQPQLLKFVMTTLHGLDS, from the coding sequence ATGTCTGTGGACCAATCGGCCGAAGCAACGGTGCCCCAAATCGATCGCTTGCCGCGTGGCCGCCACAAGCTCACCCGTGAGCAGGTGGAGTCCTCACAGCGCGAACGAATCATGCGCGCAATGGCCGAAGCGGTCGGCGAGCTCGGCTACGTGAAGACGACGGTGGCCGAGGTACTCAAGCGCGCCGGCGTGTCACGCGAGACCTTCTACACGCAGTTCGCCGACAAGCACGAATGCTTCATCGCCGCGTTCGACCGCTCCGCCGAAGAGATGATCTCGCGCCTGAAAGCTGCGTCCGAGAAGGCCGCCGAGTCCGGCGGAAGCGAAGAAGATCGCATCTCGACAATGCTCACCGACGTGCTCAGCCTGATCGCCGAAGAGCCAGGCATCGCCCGGACTTACTACATCGAGGTCTATGCCGCAGGTCAAGAGGCGATCGAGCACCGCGTAGCCATTCAGGCCGGCATCGTGGATCTCATGCTCGGCCTGCTTCGAGACGTCAAGGAGGAAGACCGCTTCACCCTCCAGGCGACGATGGGCGCGATCGGCGCAGTCATCACACAGGTCGTGAGCCTCGGTCAGACCGAACACGTCGTTCACCTTCAACCCCAGCTGCTGAAGTTCGTGATGACGACACTTCACGGCCTCGACAGCTAG